A part of Fundulus heteroclitus isolate FHET01 chromosome 23, MU-UCD_Fhet_4.1, whole genome shotgun sequence genomic DNA contains:
- the zgc:110843 gene encoding CDGSH iron-sulfur domain-containing protein 1 translates to MPACPMAVVHSSGVRLTKEHFLVAVPVAVLSAAAGFLLSRYLSSRTCKKGHVNASFSKDSPKVVHSFDMEDIGTKAVYCRCWKSKKFPFCDGAHTKHNEETGDNVGPLIIKKKDV, encoded by the exons ATGCCCGCGTGTCCGATGGCAGTGGTCCACAGCTCCGGTGTCAGGTTGACCAAAG AACATTTCCTGGTTGCCGTGCCGGTGGCGGTCCTTTCAGCGGCCGCAGGTTTTCTCCTCAGCCGTTACCTGAGCAGCCGGACCTGCAAGAAGGGTCATGTGAACGCGTCGTTCAGCAAAGACAGCCCCAAAGTGGTGCACAGCTTCGACATGGAGGACATCGGCACCAAGGCCGTGTACTGCCGCTGCTGGAAATCCAAAAAG TTCCCGTTCTGCGACGGCGCCCACACCAAGCACAACGAGGAGACCGGGGATAACGTGGGGCCGCTCATCATCAAAAAGAAAGACGTGTAG
- the cxxc5b gene encoding CXXC-type zinc finger protein 5 — protein sequence MSTAVDIAGPSSPDQAHSSAKIPNEPLRPSLKRSSHPYSLSHYISTPSPAVDVKGLIQPSPAQEQRPAQPSHSKPRRAPSWPDMWESPSGLHLAHAAELLMRAGLLALTPATTEQASLGAQSSQPAKKESAEAKGGKGDGEGGGSGPEEEEEDSSGCSTDFQPFLGAWFPFSPALFPLAGFQMGGGHWRSTAVGAEGIEGLVAEGYSPGSLGGGSGGRRKRKRCGECVPCRRQTNCEQCSSCRNRKRGHQICKYRKCEELKRKPGGPGFDSRVSGFDLRGSDFTLGLAQEKNNGALDG from the coding sequence ATGTCCACCGCCGTAGACATCGCTGGCCCTTCCTCCCCAGATCAGGCCCACAGCAGTGCTAAAATCCCCAATGAGCCCCTGAGACCGAGCCTTAAGCGCTCCAGCCACCCCTACAGCCTCTCCCATTACATCTCTACCCCTTCCCCTGCTGTGGACGTCAAAGGCCTGATCCAGCCGTCCCCGGCTCAGGAGCAGCGCCCGGCCCAGCCCAGTCACAGCAAGCCCCGCCGGGCCCCCTCCTGGCCCGACATGTGGGAGTCGCCCAGCGGGCTCCACCTGGCCCATGCCGCAGAGCTGCTGATGCGCGCCGGGCTGCTGGCTCTCACCCCCGCCACCACCGAGCAGGCCAGCCTGGGCGCGCAGAGCAGCCAGCCGGCTAAAAAGGAGTCCGCCGAGGCCAAGGGAGGCAAAGGAGACGGCGAGGGCGGTGGGTCCGGGcccgaggaggaggaagaggactcGTCTGGATGCAGTACCGACTTCCAACCCTTCCTCGGCGCCTGGTTCCCCTTCAGCCCGGCGCTGTTCCCCCTGGCGGGCTTTCAGATGGGCGGGGGTCACTGGCGGAGCACCGCCGTGGGAGCCGAAGGCATAGAGGGGCTGGTGGCAGAGGGCTACTCCCCTGGCTCGCTCGGCGGGGGCAGCGGAGGGcgaaggaagaggaagaggtgcGGGGAGTGCGTGCCTTGCCGACGTCAGACGAACTGCGAACAGTGCAGCAGCTGTCGCAACCGCAAGAGGGGACACCAAATCTGTAAATACAGGAAGTGCgaggagctgaagaggaagCCGGGGGGTCCTGGGTTCGACAGCCGGGTGTCTGGGTTCGATCTGAGGGGGTCCGACTTTACTTTGGGCCTGgcacaggagaaaaacaacgggGCCCTGGACGGATAG
- the zgc:92242 gene encoding SH2 domain-containing protein 4A, producing the protein MLAQILKDMWVDPDVLEALGEEQKKILFLKMREEQVRRWKVREEKEEKEGRDNRDTRPKKASSKQVSWLLSRDGDVSVTVIGEVDEFRSSKVLQNHMNNRLLGDSTKCIQKVDVLPGSDAQQHSIKGDAKLPLTDVNENPASPRNQSSGEEDCSADEDPKDPNGDVNSESGGGSENVSELNLVYRPHFRRNGKRLPKSKLTDAETVAPPDRETLSCRETSENEVCVAQLRKAFADDPRSKAPACSKPPIPVKPAHLLKRSTALVH; encoded by the exons ATGCTGGCTCAAATCCTGAAGGACATGTGGGTGGACCCCGATGTGCTGGAGGCCCTCGGTGAGGAGCAAAAGAAGATTCTCTTTTTGAAGATGAGAGAAGAGCAGGTACGCCGCTGGAAAGTGCGGGAagagaaggaagaaaaagaaggaaggGACAACAGGGACACAAGGCCCAAGAAAG CTTCGAGCAAACAAGTGAGCTGGCTCCTCAGTCGGGACGGCGATGTGAGCGTGACGGTAATCGGAGAGGTGGATGAATTCAGGTCCTCCAAAGTCCTGCAGAACCACATGAACAACAG GCTCCTCGGTGACAGCACGAAATGCATCCAGAAGGTGGACGTGCTGCCAGGAAGTGATGCCCAGCAGCACAGCATCAAAGGCGACGCCAAGCTCCCTCTCACAGATGTTAAT GAGAATCCAGCTTCACCACGCAACCAGTCATCTGGGGAAGAGGACTGCAGCGCTGATGAGGACCCAAAGGACCCCAACGGAGACGTTAACAGCGAATCGGGCGGCGGCTCAGAGAACGTCAGCGAGCTGAACCTCGTCTACAGGCCCCATTTTCGTAGGAATGGCAAGCGGCTGCCAAAGAGCAAGCTGACAGACGCGGAGACAGTGGCCCCACCTGACAGAG aaactctGTCGTGCAGGGAGACGTCAGAGAACGAAGTTTGTGTGGCTCAACTCAGGAAGGCGTTCGCAGACGATCCCCGCAGCAAAGCACCTGCCTGCAGCAAACCGCCCATACCTGTCAAACCGGCTCATCTACTGAAAAGAAGCACAGCGCTGGTCCATTAA